The Candidatus Neomarinimicrobiota bacterium genome has a segment encoding these proteins:
- a CDS encoding GxxExxY protein yields the protein MKYEELTEQIIGCAYKVYNTMGFGYLESVYAKCMAIEMDKIGLKYEMEKAITVYYENQIVGEYFVDKLVMGEVIVEYKSIRTLAKSHEVQLVNYLTSTKKDVGLLINFGEKKVEIKRKVRILD from the coding sequence ATGAAATACGAAGAATTAACAGAACAGATAATTGGATGCGCATACAAAGTGTATAACACGATGGGTTTCGGATACTTGGAATCAGTTTATGCAAAATGTATGGCGATTGAGATGGATAAAATTGGTTTGAAATACGAAATGGAAAAGGCCATAACTGTTTACTATGAAAACCAAATAGTTGGAGAATATTTTGTGGATAAACTTGTTATGGGAGAAGTTATAGTTGAGTATAAATCAATTCGAACTTTGGCTAAATCTCATGAAGTCCAATTGGTAAATTATCTTACTTCGACTAAAAAGGATGTAGGACTTCTCATAAATTTTGGTGAGAAAAAAGTAGAAATTAAACGAAAAGTTAGAATATTAGATTAA
- a CDS encoding CoB--CoM heterodisulfide reductase iron-sulfur subunit A family protein, which produces MSNKPILVIGGGPAGLEATRGIADLGYHAILVDKSDVLGGNPISAHYAALTPDMRSAEEAMGEMVDAITDNPLVDIRLNTSVIGSEGDAPNLKVTLQNGSNEEVVDVGSVIVSTGFQHFDPGKETQMYGYYEHDDVITLVDAEKMLKEDNFLVPSTGKKPEQICFIQCVGSRDRQIGNQWCSKVCCGIACKQAIEIRDILPETRVFVFYIDMRMYGFWEDEIYWKAQEEKNVNFIRGIVTEITKRGAKLLVKGEDTTMGRPMEIPMDMVVLSVGMEPSKGTTEMAGTFKLPLESHGFIETTGGALNTVQTKVPGVFVAGAAAGPADLEDSISMGGSAVMKACAFLRKSELQSA; this is translated from the coding sequence ATGTCAAATAAACCAATTTTAGTTATTGGGGGTGGCCCCGCTGGATTGGAAGCCACTCGTGGAATTGCAGACCTTGGATATCATGCCATTTTGGTGGATAAATCCGATGTATTGGGTGGTAACCCCATTTCTGCACATTATGCAGCATTAACGCCGGATATGAGAAGCGCTGAAGAAGCTATGGGAGAAATGGTGGATGCCATTACGGATAATCCGTTGGTGGATATTCGATTGAATACATCGGTGATTGGATCTGAAGGCGATGCGCCAAATTTGAAAGTAACTTTGCAAAATGGTTCCAATGAAGAAGTGGTGGATGTTGGGTCTGTGATTGTATCCACTGGATTCCAGCATTTCGATCCGGGCAAAGAAACACAAATGTATGGTTATTATGAGCATGATGATGTGATCACTTTGGTGGATGCTGAAAAAATGTTGAAAGAAGACAATTTTCTTGTGCCATCCACGGGTAAAAAACCAGAACAAATCTGTTTTATCCAATGTGTGGGAAGTCGTGATCGTCAAATTGGAAATCAATGGTGCTCAAAAGTATGTTGTGGAATAGCATGCAAACAAGCGATTGAAATTCGAGATATTTTACCTGAAACACGTGTTTTCGTTTTTTACATTGATATGCGTATGTATGGCTTCTGGGAAGATGAAATCTATTGGAAGGCCCAGGAAGAAAAGAATGTGAATTTTATTCGCGGTATCGTGACAGAAATCACTAAACGTGGAGCCAAACTGTTAGTCAAAGGTGAAGATACTACCATGGGTCGCCCAATGGAAATCCCAATGGACATGGTTGTATTATCCGTGGGAATGGAGCCGAGTAAAGGAACGACCGAAATGGCCGGCACATTTAAATTGCCATTGGAATCACATGGATTCATTGAAACCACTGGTGGTGCTTTGAATACAGTTCAAACTAAAGTGCCGGGTGTATTTGTAGCAGGTGCTGCTGCTGGACCTGCAGATTTGGAAGATTCCATCTCTATGGGTGGATCTGCGGTAATGAAAGCTTGCGCGTTTTTAAGGAAATCTGAACTACAGTCTGCCTAA
- a CDS encoding heterodisulfide reductase subunit B, producing the protein METTTQAPAVHTESKVPLREFVRDGKPPTEDYREKLFELEAKGELEVHRVPEPIVEVETKYGRKKKIPIEHTWHHKSCGQCGHIPGYSTAIFWLHRQFGLDYYDPKDQSSCTAWNYYASSTSNPAAQAAIAVRNFAQAKLDGYFPLIHCGTSFGHYKETREEIIHHPELRDQVRRIMDRLKMPFVFPEEIVHYSEWIHVMRHRIAERQVVDFRNITTTVHPACHYHKLVVEDAIYDRELYDGQRTAIVTGLVEALGATAADYSTWHDCCGFGFRHILVSRDFSRSFSTIRKIERMKEEADPDVTITHDTGCVTTLDKSQFAAQAHGRNVGIPVLSDAQFAALAMGAHPYNVCQLHWHGVDNKPLLEKMGIDHKKAWGEFEAIAERIESGELDFMTWEDADVK; encoded by the coding sequence ATGGAAACAACAACACAAGCGCCAGCGGTTCATACGGAATCTAAAGTTCCTTTAAGAGAATTTGTCCGTGATGGGAAACCGCCAACGGAAGATTATCGGGAAAAATTATTTGAATTGGAAGCGAAAGGCGAATTAGAAGTCCATCGTGTGCCAGAACCAATTGTGGAAGTAGAAACAAAATATGGCCGAAAGAAAAAAATCCCCATTGAACATACGTGGCATCATAAATCCTGTGGGCAGTGCGGACATATTCCCGGATATTCTACCGCAATATTCTGGTTACATCGTCAATTTGGATTGGATTATTATGATCCAAAAGATCAATCTTCCTGCACGGCTTGGAATTATTATGCTTCATCCACATCAAATCCTGCAGCTCAAGCGGCGATTGCTGTAAGAAATTTCGCCCAGGCAAAATTGGATGGGTATTTTCCACTCATTCACTGTGGAACAAGTTTTGGGCATTATAAAGAAACACGGGAAGAAATCATCCATCATCCTGAATTACGGGACCAAGTCCGCCGAATTATGGATCGTTTGAAAATGCCATTTGTCTTTCCAGAAGAAATTGTTCATTATTCTGAATGGATTCATGTGATGCGACATCGTATAGCAGAACGGCAAGTTGTTGATTTTAGAAATATTACCACAACAGTTCATCCTGCTTGTCATTATCATAAATTGGTGGTGGAAGATGCAATTTATGATAGGGAATTATATGATGGTCAACGAACGGCTATTGTAACGGGGCTCGTGGAAGCATTAGGTGCCACGGCGGCGGATTATTCCACTTGGCACGATTGCTGTGGATTTGGATTTCGCCATATTTTGGTGAGTCGAGATTTTTCACGATCCTTTTCTACTATACGAAAAATTGAACGGATGAAAGAAGAAGCAGATCCGGATGTGACCATTACTCATGACACGGGTTGTGTAACCACATTGGATAAAAGTCAATTTGCAGCACAAGCTCATGGGAGAAATGTGGGCATTCCTGTTTTGTCTGATGCGCAATTTGCAGCATTAGCCATGGGAGCACATCCGTATAATGTGTGTCAGTTACACTGGCACGGCGTTGATAATAAACCTTTGCTTGAAAAGATGGGAATTGACCATAAGAAAGCATGGGGCGAATTTGAAGCCATTGCCGAACGAATCGAAAGTGGCGAACTTGATTTTATGACCTGGGAGGATGCAGATGTCAAATAA
- a CDS encoding heterodisulfide reductase subunit C, which yields MSIYTDAKYMDVPYEEKLKLFKEVKDDMRYDHNLYGCYECGICVAACPSARFYDFSPRVFAQIMAREDVDTFYELLNDSVWDCSQCYSCTRCPRENNPGGIILMMRDAAVRAGMQSAKDALKAYSRIIYKVMSTGTQVAPDMLQPDFFPDWGTDVKAVAENLDVWRRAIPPETLHTTELAWDVSEKTRLELYMIWKLTGNLELIEGIDEGIYMILEEVMEELLDDNGYDIDDFENVLEE from the coding sequence ATGTCAATTTATACAGATGCTAAATACATGGATGTCCCTTATGAAGAGAAATTAAAGCTCTTCAAAGAAGTGAAAGATGACATGCGTTATGATCACAATTTATATGGATGCTATGAATGTGGCATTTGTGTGGCTGCATGTCCATCTGCCCGGTTTTACGATTTTAGTCCACGGGTTTTTGCTCAAATTATGGCAAGAGAAGATGTGGATACGTTTTATGAATTATTGAATGACAGCGTTTGGGATTGTTCTCAATGTTATTCTTGCACACGATGTCCCAGAGAAAACAATCCAGGTGGAATTATTCTTATGATGCGAGATGCAGCGGTTCGTGCCGGTATGCAATCTGCAAAAGATGCCCTTAAAGCATATAGTAGAATTATTTACAAGGTTATGTCCACTGGAACGCAAGTGGCGCCAGATATGCTTCAGCCAGACTTTTTCCCAGATTGGGGAACAGATGTAAAGGCCGTTGCAGAAAATTTGGATGTTTGGCGTCGTGCAATTCCACCAGAAACACTTCATACCACTGAACTGGCTTGGGATGTTTCAGAAAAAACGCGATTAGAATTATACATGATTTGGAAATTGACCGGGAATTTGGAGCTCATTGAAGGCATCGATGAAGGTATATACATGATTTTAGAAGAGGTGATGGAAGAATTATTGGACGACAATGGATATGATATTGATGATTTTGAAAATGTTTTAGAAGAATAA
- a CDS encoding thioredoxin family protein: protein MTLRIFTHPACGGCGPAVEMAWALSEAHGNLNLETVKLENKTGLSIAQKVGIKTIPTMIFYKNEIEIKRIVGLPKVDQLEKDFLELENSHKGSKTQRNES, encoded by the coding sequence ATGACTCTTCGTATTTTTACACATCCTGCTTGCGGGGGATGTGGTCCTGCTGTGGAGATGGCGTGGGCTTTATCTGAAGCTCATGGCAATTTAAATTTGGAAACGGTCAAATTGGAAAATAAGACTGGGCTTTCAATAGCGCAGAAGGTGGGAATCAAAACAATTCCAACAATGATATTTTATAAAAATGAAATAGAAATAAAACGGATTGTGGGATTACCGAAAGTCGACCAATTAGAAAAAGATTTTTTAGAATTAGAAAATAGCCACAAAGGCTCAAAGACACAAAGAAATGAAAGTTGA